A region from the Cystobacter ferrugineus genome encodes:
- a CDS encoding 3-deoxy-7-phosphoheptulonate synthase class II: MMNRNWTPRSWRDRPLKHMPTDYPNPRALARVEEEMSRLPSLVSSEETLRLREALGRVAEGKALLLQGGDCAESFKEFSPENIRGTLRLLLQMAMALTFAGGRPVVRVGRIAGQFAKPRSSPVETRDGVTLPAYRGDNINGMAFTLAERTPDPERLLLAWRQCSDTMDIVRTFTREHPTDLEAIQRWGSAHPERQDPNLDPRHFYTSHEALLLNVEEAQTRLDPSTGGWFDASAHMLWIGERTRQLDGGHVEFMRGIQNPIGLKCGPTMEPDDLLRLMDVLNPEAIPGKLTLIGRFGADKIAERLPRLMAATRRDGRPVVWATDPMHGNTLQASNGYKTRPFDRILAEVRGFIQVASAEGVHPGGFHLEMTGQNVTECLGGSCEVTESDLPLRYHTHCDPRLNADQSLQLAFLVAEHLRVLPAPRAQAA, from the coding sequence GTGATGAATCGAAATTGGACCCCTCGTTCCTGGAGGGACAGGCCCCTCAAGCACATGCCCACCGACTATCCGAATCCCCGTGCCCTGGCCCGGGTCGAGGAGGAGATGTCCCGGCTGCCCTCCCTGGTGTCCTCCGAGGAGACCCTGCGGCTGAGGGAAGCGCTCGGCCGGGTCGCCGAGGGCAAGGCGCTCCTGCTGCAGGGCGGTGACTGCGCGGAGAGCTTCAAGGAGTTCTCGCCCGAGAACATCCGCGGCACCCTCCGGCTGCTGCTCCAGATGGCGATGGCGCTGACGTTCGCGGGAGGCCGTCCGGTGGTGCGCGTCGGCCGCATCGCGGGCCAGTTCGCCAAGCCGCGCTCCAGCCCCGTGGAGACCCGGGACGGCGTCACCCTGCCCGCCTACCGCGGCGACAACATCAACGGCATGGCCTTCACGCTCGCCGAGCGCACGCCGGACCCCGAGCGTCTGCTGCTCGCCTGGAGGCAATGCTCGGACACGATGGACATCGTGCGCACCTTCACCCGGGAGCACCCTACGGACCTGGAGGCGATCCAGCGCTGGGGAAGCGCGCACCCCGAGCGGCAGGACCCGAACCTGGATCCGCGCCACTTCTACACCAGCCACGAGGCGCTGCTGCTCAACGTGGAGGAGGCCCAGACGCGCCTCGATCCCTCCACGGGCGGGTGGTTCGATGCCTCGGCCCACATGCTGTGGATCGGCGAGCGGACGCGGCAGCTCGACGGGGGCCACGTGGAGTTCATGCGCGGCATCCAGAACCCCATCGGCCTCAAGTGCGGACCCACGATGGAGCCGGACGATCTGCTGCGGTTGATGGACGTGCTCAACCCCGAGGCCATTCCCGGCAAGCTGACGCTCATCGGCCGCTTCGGCGCGGACAAGATCGCCGAGCGTCTGCCCCGGCTCATGGCCGCGACCCGCCGCGACGGCCGCCCCGTCGTCTGGGCCACGGATCCGATGCACGGCAACACCCTGCAGGCGAGCAACGGCTACAAGACCCGGCCCTTCGACCGCATCCTCGCGGAGGTGCGCGGCTTCATCCAGGTCGCCTCCGCCGAGGGCGTCCACCCCGGCGGCTTCCACCTGGAGATGACGGGACAGAACGTCACCGAGTGCCTGGGTGGCTCGTGCGAGGTGACCGAGAGCGATCTTCCCCTGCGCTACCACACCCACTGCGATCCCCGGCTCAACGCCGACCAGTCCCTCCAGCTCGCCTTCCTCGTGGCCGAACACCTCCGCGTCCTCCCCGCCCCTCGCGCCCAGGCCGCTTGA